The following coding sequences are from one Pelagicoccus sp. SDUM812003 window:
- a CDS encoding FG-GAP-like repeat-containing protein: MGNSRLSLVVGKARKNTPRISKILILSLLMLPILSGLGLRGQERERKPFVQRSIPQGDTLFTELDAERTGIQTTNRYDDPRMWGDLHSEYNVGAIGSGVAIGDYDSDGRPDVFVVSKLESGRLFRNLGDWRFEDVTEAAGLLDESRVWKQGASWVDVDNDGWLDLYLCRFDAPNQLFMNQGDGTFREEARERGLAVVSASGAGCFADYDRDGWLDVYLQTNIKSAVESIEGERDYLFRNNGDGTFTDVTEAAGISLQPTQGHSATWWDQNEDGWLDIYTANDFAVADFLYRNNGDGTFTNVIDEALPHTPFSAMGSDIGDIDNDGDMDFFVADMAGSDWEFSQRGLTDSRRRMEDEYNDDPHTAVQVHHNILFLNTGTERSLDVAYLAGLEGTDWTWSPRFEDLNCDGRVDLFVTNGMDREHNNLDFIVKKLSAVNVMSRIRITKLMPLLAQRNLAYENLGDMRFEEVGAKWGLDKLGVSFGSALGDLDGDGDLDIVFVNYQQGATVLRNDSQAGRRLAVELRGKDSNQFGIGAKVELKSGSGIQTRRLLGTRGYLSTNEAMAQFALGEGEELEWVRVTWPNGRQQRIEGLETGFRYRIDEPDWSEQEETASSEPQTTLFREASAELGLDVVQREEEREGTVSQALMPRRFNRRGPGIAMGDLDGDGVDEIVIGATSIDGAKIMRREDGVYRELDTGDLGEAPPINDGPPLIFDANADGLNDLLFTGGGAALPAEEPEYEPRLWLNQGGLRFARAPEGYLPSAPLSAGAAVAADFDRDGKLDLFLGGRLYPGYYPEPCFSALMIQGENGFEDATGDWSEDFFELGLVSSALASDVDGDGWLDLLVALEWGQVRCYRNEEGQRFVDVSEEWGYAQAGTGLWTSIAGTDFNGDGRIDYAVGNQGLNTIYQGSEAFPMRLYYGKFSRGSERQLILAFEQEGRYALVASRDQLAAKIPEVKTRFPSNDAFAAASLEDVFGSDALEAAELYQASELRSGVFLSQSAGGYAFSPLPRLAQISPIQGLVAEDFDGDGHEDLAMVMNDFSAIAPMGRFDSGLGLVLLGDGRGGFAEQSISQSGWSVSGDAKSLAVADFDGDAAPDTVVTRNKDRTLAFTNQVSKNMIRVAVRLEGKAGNPSGIGARLILTSQSAPTQMREIRCGGGMSSQSTASAFFALPEGIAGELTVLWSSGERARVDVDPDSGYIVVNE; encoded by the coding sequence ATGGGAAATTCAAGACTGTCCCTGGTCGTCGGCAAGGCGAGAAAGAATACCCCGCGCATATCTAAAATTCTGATACTGAGCCTGTTGATGCTGCCGATTTTGAGCGGCCTTGGCCTGCGGGGGCAAGAGCGGGAACGGAAGCCATTTGTTCAACGTTCAATCCCGCAGGGCGATACGCTTTTCACCGAGTTGGATGCGGAGCGTACTGGGATCCAAACTACAAATCGCTACGACGATCCGCGCATGTGGGGCGACCTGCATAGCGAGTACAACGTGGGGGCAATCGGCAGCGGCGTGGCCATCGGCGATTACGATAGCGACGGTAGGCCAGATGTCTTTGTGGTAAGTAAACTGGAGTCGGGCCGCTTGTTTCGAAATCTGGGGGATTGGCGCTTCGAGGACGTGACCGAAGCGGCTGGCTTGCTGGATGAAAGCAGGGTCTGGAAGCAAGGGGCGTCTTGGGTCGATGTGGACAACGACGGCTGGCTCGACCTCTACCTCTGCCGCTTCGACGCTCCGAATCAGCTGTTCATGAATCAGGGCGACGGGACTTTTCGGGAGGAGGCACGAGAGCGAGGCCTGGCGGTGGTCAGCGCCAGCGGGGCGGGCTGTTTCGCCGACTACGACCGCGATGGCTGGCTGGATGTTTATCTGCAAACCAACATCAAGAGCGCCGTGGAAAGCATCGAAGGGGAGCGCGACTATCTCTTTCGCAACAACGGGGATGGCACCTTCACCGATGTCACGGAGGCGGCGGGGATTTCGCTGCAGCCCACGCAGGGGCACTCCGCCACCTGGTGGGATCAGAATGAGGATGGCTGGCTGGATATCTACACCGCCAACGATTTCGCGGTGGCGGACTTTCTGTATCGAAACAATGGGGACGGGACGTTCACTAACGTGATCGACGAGGCCCTGCCGCACACGCCGTTTTCCGCTATGGGCTCGGATATCGGAGATATCGACAACGATGGCGATATGGATTTTTTCGTGGCGGATATGGCGGGCAGCGATTGGGAATTTTCTCAGCGTGGTTTGACCGATTCGCGTCGGCGCATGGAGGACGAGTACAACGATGATCCCCACACCGCGGTGCAGGTGCACCACAACATTCTGTTTTTGAATACAGGCACGGAACGCAGTCTCGATGTGGCCTATCTGGCAGGTTTAGAGGGTACGGATTGGACCTGGTCGCCGCGTTTCGAGGATTTGAACTGCGATGGTCGAGTGGATCTTTTCGTCACCAACGGGATGGATCGGGAACACAACAATCTGGACTTCATCGTGAAGAAGCTCAGCGCGGTGAATGTGATGTCGCGCATTCGCATCACCAAGCTTATGCCGCTTCTGGCCCAGCGTAACCTGGCGTATGAGAACCTTGGAGACATGAGATTCGAGGAAGTCGGAGCGAAGTGGGGGCTGGATAAGCTCGGGGTGAGCTTCGGCTCGGCCTTGGGCGACTTGGATGGCGATGGGGATCTGGATATCGTTTTCGTGAACTATCAGCAGGGAGCCACCGTGCTGCGAAACGACAGCCAGGCGGGGCGACGACTGGCGGTGGAGCTGCGAGGCAAAGATTCGAACCAATTCGGGATTGGGGCCAAGGTCGAGTTGAAAAGCGGCTCCGGCATTCAGACCAGACGCTTGCTCGGCACCCGCGGCTATCTTTCCACCAACGAAGCCATGGCTCAATTCGCCTTGGGTGAAGGAGAAGAGCTGGAGTGGGTGCGCGTGACTTGGCCAAACGGGCGACAGCAGCGTATCGAAGGACTGGAGACGGGCTTCCGCTATCGCATCGATGAACCGGACTGGTCGGAGCAGGAAGAGACTGCGTCTAGCGAACCGCAGACGACGCTCTTTCGTGAAGCGAGCGCAGAGTTAGGCTTGGATGTCGTTCAGAGAGAAGAGGAGCGAGAGGGCACCGTTTCCCAAGCTCTGATGCCGCGTCGCTTCAATCGCCGCGGCCCAGGGATAGCGATGGGCGATCTGGATGGCGATGGAGTGGATGAGATCGTCATCGGGGCCACGTCTATCGATGGGGCGAAAATCATGCGTCGGGAAGACGGCGTGTATCGAGAGTTGGATACAGGGGATCTTGGCGAAGCTCCTCCGATCAACGACGGCCCGCCGCTCATCTTCGATGCGAATGCAGACGGACTCAACGATCTGCTTTTCACCGGCGGCGGCGCTGCTCTGCCAGCGGAGGAACCCGAGTACGAGCCCCGCTTGTGGCTAAACCAAGGCGGACTGCGTTTCGCTCGGGCTCCAGAAGGTTATTTGCCCTCGGCTCCGCTTTCGGCGGGCGCTGCGGTAGCGGCGGATTTCGATCGCGATGGGAAGCTCGATCTCTTTCTAGGCGGACGTCTGTATCCAGGCTACTACCCTGAGCCCTGTTTTAGCGCTTTGATGATTCAAGGGGAAAACGGATTCGAGGACGCGACCGGCGATTGGTCGGAGGACTTTTTCGAGCTCGGTTTGGTGAGCTCGGCCCTGGCCAGCGACGTGGATGGAGATGGCTGGCTCGACCTGCTGGTGGCGTTGGAGTGGGGCCAGGTGCGATGCTATCGAAACGAGGAAGGGCAGCGATTTGTCGATGTATCCGAAGAGTGGGGATACGCCCAGGCGGGAACGGGCTTATGGACTTCGATCGCTGGAACGGACTTCAATGGCGACGGGCGCATTGACTATGCGGTGGGTAACCAGGGACTGAATACGATTTACCAAGGGTCGGAGGCTTTCCCTATGCGGCTGTATTACGGAAAGTTTTCTCGTGGCAGCGAGCGGCAGCTAATTCTCGCCTTCGAGCAGGAAGGACGCTACGCGCTGGTGGCCAGTCGGGATCAGCTGGCGGCCAAGATCCCAGAGGTGAAAACGCGTTTCCCTTCCAACGACGCCTTCGCCGCGGCGAGTCTGGAGGACGTCTTCGGTAGCGACGCTTTGGAGGCAGCCGAGCTCTACCAAGCCAGCGAATTGCGCAGTGGGGTCTTCCTCAGCCAATCAGCTGGTGGATACGCGTTTTCTCCTTTGCCTCGCTTGGCTCAAATCTCGCCCATCCAGGGATTGGTGGCGGAAGACTTCGATGGGGATGGGCATGAGGACCTAGCGATGGTCATGAACGACTTTTCGGCCATCGCTCCCATGGGCAGGTTCGATAGCGGACTGGGCCTGGTCTTGCTCGGCGATGGACGAGGCGGCTTCGCTGAGCAATCGATCTCCCAGAGCGGCTGGTCGGTGAGCGGGGACGCCAAATCCCTTGCGGTGGCGGATTTCGATGGGGACGCCGCTCCGGATACCGTGGTCACTCGAAACAAGGATCGGACGCTGGCGTTTACCAATCAGGTATCCAAGAACATGATACGGGTGGCTGTGCGTTTGGAAGGAAAGGCGGGCAATCCTAGCGGAATCGGTGCTCGATTGATTCTAACTTCGCAAAGTGCGCCGACTCAGATGCGTGAGATTCGATGCGGTGGTGGAATGTCCAGTCAATCGACCGCCTCCGCGTTCTTTGCTTTGCCCGAAGGAATTGCTGGGGAGCTAACCGTGCTTTGGAGCTCTGGGGAGAGGGCGAGGGTCGATGTTGATCCGGATTCTGGATACATCGTGGTGAACGAGTGA
- a CDS encoding ATP-binding cassette domain-containing protein, with protein sequence MTLRDIRYGPLLVDSLDIALDQPSCILGPNASGKSLLAELIAAEREPESGSILDRPPRVRLLSFESLQRDFEAELANDDTDFLDRIDYGTTGRELLLESGAAEETIERAAKQFGLVELLERGCRQFSSGELRRITLLKAILAEPDLLILDEPFESLDAESRQTLDGFLKNLSLSGQALLLFVNALSEVPSWISRLAVLQAGRIVATGDSKPLLASSDIRKLFSENETATAAPEDGTPSRDIPPILVSLRNGRVAYSDTVQFEGLDWTLRQGEHTLITGPNGCGKSTLLSLVTGDHPQCYVNDLTVFGHRRGSGESIWDIKRHIGIVSPALHRDYRVSASVRTVVLSGYFDSIGLYQQPSSRQLSLTEQWLRFFDLAAFAAKPFRNLSFGQQRLALIARALAKAPPLLILDEPTLGLDARNRSHTLRCLERLAELKQTTLLFVSHREDERLSLFRQHLRFHPDASGRSRYLVRQAKPPA encoded by the coding sequence GTGACCCTGCGCGACATCAGATACGGACCGCTGCTTGTCGATTCGCTCGATATTGCGCTCGATCAGCCAAGCTGCATCCTCGGGCCGAACGCATCCGGGAAGTCTCTGTTGGCGGAACTGATCGCAGCGGAGCGAGAACCTGAAAGCGGTTCCATCCTCGATCGGCCACCGCGCGTCCGGCTGCTTTCCTTCGAATCCCTGCAAAGAGATTTCGAAGCCGAGCTGGCCAACGACGATACCGACTTCCTCGATCGCATCGACTATGGAACCACCGGTCGCGAATTGCTGCTCGAAAGCGGAGCCGCGGAAGAGACGATAGAGCGAGCCGCCAAGCAGTTCGGCCTGGTCGAGCTGCTCGAGCGCGGCTGCCGACAGTTTTCCAGTGGCGAATTGCGGCGGATCACGCTGCTCAAGGCGATTCTCGCCGAACCGGACCTGCTGATCCTCGACGAGCCTTTCGAGAGCCTTGACGCGGAAAGTCGCCAAACGCTGGATGGGTTTCTCAAGAATCTCAGCCTATCCGGGCAGGCCCTGCTGCTCTTCGTAAACGCCCTATCGGAAGTGCCTTCGTGGATCAGCCGCCTCGCAGTTTTACAGGCTGGTCGCATCGTGGCGACGGGAGACTCCAAGCCCTTGCTGGCAAGCTCGGACATCCGCAAGCTGTTTTCAGAAAACGAAACCGCGACCGCTGCTCCAGAGGATGGGACGCCGAGCCGCGACATCCCACCGATCCTCGTCAGCCTGCGAAACGGTCGCGTCGCCTATTCAGACACCGTTCAATTCGAAGGACTCGACTGGACGCTGCGCCAAGGCGAGCACACGCTGATCACCGGTCCGAACGGCTGCGGAAAGTCCACCTTGCTCTCCCTGGTCACAGGCGATCATCCCCAATGCTACGTCAACGACCTCACCGTTTTCGGGCACCGAAGGGGCAGCGGCGAGAGCATCTGGGACATCAAGCGGCACATCGGCATCGTCTCGCCCGCCCTGCATCGCGACTACCGAGTCAGCGCCAGCGTCAGGACGGTGGTTCTCTCCGGCTACTTCGACAGCATCGGCCTGTACCAGCAACCCAGCTCGAGACAGCTTTCCTTGACGGAACAATGGCTGCGTTTCTTCGATCTGGCCGCATTTGCCGCTAAGCCGTTTCGCAACCTATCGTTCGGGCAGCAACGCCTCGCCCTCATCGCCCGAGCCTTGGCGAAAGCCCCGCCGCTGCTGATTCTGGACGAACCCACGCTAGGCTTGGACGCTCGCAACCGCAGCCACACCCTACGCTGCCTGGAGCGGCTGGCAGAGCTGAAGCAGACCACTTTGCTCTTCGTCAGCCACCGGGAGGACGAGCGGCTCTCGCTCTTCCGCCAACACCTGCGCTTCCATCCCGACGCGAGCGGGAGAAGCCGCTATCTGGTCCGTCAGGCAAAGCCTCCGGCTTGA
- a CDS encoding CPBP family intramembrane glutamic endopeptidase — MSQLYRAPIARLAIPLMIVFSILFSLARGFGMNGPGYLRPILPLSFIIMMALPWVLLGPEGRRRCGLRGSEKKSHYLSALLFGGLAAFLCGVFGYALFGIGTNNWYVTIANSYRGMVDTSGFSLLQLHLMFTLPAIFFSPLGEEIFFRGVLQTTLEEKMSDSLSTAIECVFFGLIHLFHHGLTYSGGQFSLLPLSGALWVLLMAGVAFLFAYLRKRSGSILPAIAGHAAFNLCMNTFIFAVLW, encoded by the coding sequence ATGTCCCAACTCTACCGAGCCCCCATCGCTCGCTTGGCGATCCCTTTGATGATCGTCTTCTCCATTCTCTTCAGCCTCGCCCGGGGCTTCGGCATGAACGGGCCGGGCTACCTGCGTCCCATCTTGCCGCTCAGTTTTATAATCATGATGGCTCTACCTTGGGTCCTGCTAGGCCCGGAGGGACGGCGGCGTTGCGGCCTGCGTGGCAGCGAAAAGAAGAGCCACTACCTGAGCGCGCTTTTGTTTGGCGGCTTAGCGGCTTTTTTGTGCGGAGTTTTTGGATACGCTCTCTTTGGTATCGGAACGAATAACTGGTACGTCACCATCGCCAACAGCTATCGCGGCATGGTGGATACCAGCGGCTTTTCCCTGCTGCAGCTGCACCTGATGTTCACCTTGCCCGCCATTTTCTTTAGCCCGCTGGGCGAGGAGATCTTCTTTCGCGGCGTGCTGCAGACCACCTTGGAAGAAAAGATGAGCGATTCCCTTAGCACCGCCATCGAGTGCGTATTCTTCGGATTGATACATCTATTTCACCACGGTCTGACATATTCCGGCGGCCAGTTCTCCCTGCTCCCGCTCTCTGGCGCCCTTTGGGTCCTGCTAATGGCTGGGGTGGCGTTTCTCTTCGCGTACCTGCGAAAACGAAGCGGCAGCATCCTGCCTGCAATCGCGGGGCACGCCGCTTTCAATCTATGCATGAACACCTTCATTTTCGCAGTTCTTTGGTAG
- a CDS encoding MBL fold metallo-hydrolase produces the protein MQFSILGSSSSGNAGLLVTENCKVLVDAGFSCRRLCGMLEERDVRPEEIDAIFVTHEHHDHIAGISTFAKKFGPKVFANPLTAKAIQPKLKCRPEWMLFQTGSQFEYRDLTIESFSIPHDAHDPVGLKFTTGRGDDLFSPIKRMAWVTDLGFAPQTIAQRIQDVDTLVVESNYDPQMLEDDPRRPWALKQRISGRHGHLSNSAAKDLLASISQPRWSRVFLAHLSSDCNSVEAVDNTFADLRGSVPFAIETILSGHGSALAAV, from the coding sequence ATGCAGTTCTCCATCCTAGGCAGCTCAAGTTCCGGCAACGCCGGCTTGCTCGTCACGGAAAACTGCAAGGTGCTGGTCGACGCGGGCTTCAGCTGCCGACGCCTATGCGGCATGCTGGAAGAACGCGACGTTCGCCCCGAGGAGATCGACGCCATCTTCGTCACTCACGAGCATCACGACCACATCGCGGGCATCTCCACTTTCGCCAAGAAATTTGGCCCGAAAGTCTTCGCCAATCCGCTCACTGCCAAAGCCATCCAACCAAAGCTCAAATGCCGTCCCGAATGGATGCTCTTCCAGACGGGATCCCAGTTCGAATACCGCGACCTGACAATTGAGAGCTTTTCCATCCCACACGACGCCCACGATCCAGTAGGACTGAAATTCACTACTGGCCGGGGCGACGATCTGTTTTCGCCCATAAAGCGAATGGCTTGGGTGACGGACCTCGGCTTCGCGCCGCAGACCATCGCCCAGCGCATCCAGGATGTTGATACCCTAGTGGTAGAGTCAAACTACGACCCGCAGATGCTGGAGGACGACCCAAGACGACCTTGGGCCCTCAAGCAACGCATCAGCGGGCGTCACGGACACCTGTCCAACTCCGCCGCAAAGGATCTGCTCGCCTCCATCTCCCAACCGAGGTGGAGCCGCGTTTTCCTGGCGCATCTGAGCAGTGATTGTAACAGCGTTGAAGCGGTCGACAACACATTCGCGGACCTCCGCGGATCGGTCCCTTTCGCTATAGAAACGATCCTCTCGGGTCACGGGTCCGCTTTGGCCGCCGTGTAG
- a CDS encoding TonB-dependent receptor plug domain-containing protein: MNIDPKRSPGRSALYTALTLGVLGWAPLALSQVDSDESEDEIFELSPFEVTGDQDQGYRATSTLAGTRIRTDLKDVGTAISVYTEQFLDDIGATDNNSLLQYTTNAEAGGTQGTYLGYDGGATVNEGSALVSPQTNNRIRGLASADNTRDYAVTDIPWDSYNTQRIDVLRGANSFLFGLGSPAGIVNATMAGASFDNEGEIGLRFGSYGSARANFSLNKTIIEDTLAVRFAALMDHQQFRQEQAFEDDERGYIAIRYEPKLFGDDASTALNFKYEDGNIDANRPRNVSPMDGLTPWWNPAEVDPVNNPFGGLGQLTVENPFEAAAGVGNSSSDEYNAWVGGAANQQQPFWLIDGASGQVYGARAGIINNGARNDDGSVRGAAEGIVGRRQTQPFIATRMINELASDLGLPRADSGLYKAQSLTDPTVFNFYDQLIDGNTKWEKNEWDAVNFDLQQSFFNNKLAFQIVYDKQDYMRSNENLLGWQPTLRIDVLENWDDFSVNPNVGRAYVQTSMGGSGSSVRTEREYKRGSVFAELDASDFMDSDSFITRLLGKHRFNGVVSEQGYATEDKGWNRVAAGVDWYDYWTGANGLEYPITERPPQGIIYLGDSLIGASSASGINLPAVGAADVQIAGNSVTVFDSSWNAPSSVAFDAPWTIPANIAGAYDFGEDDEGNPVQPLQNSNPANYRGWIDRPVDLLYYTGAEDDYLLARREKKNSDVESAAMNIQSFWWDGALITTLGWREDEVTSGRTAYGKDTTDRYRVVVPQKDDDLSEKSTSRSRGAVLHVNQLFGQNDPIPFNVSLSYNEGSNFQPTAVRRDLYGRQIANPSGETEDIGISLSTKDGKYTFRALKYESLIYGNSASLPTGNIGGFIANGLSWRNVFLYELGAYAWSDRGQVSYRNQASTAFPADATIDQPWYIEEGSELESQVEDMIVSEWNAIQGWLDERGFFEAWKMNVVPMENLPPDRSTYEASLDDSTPPNPAPQWVPPAGTVSAYGFSTPDNFAVTSDVLSEGYEFEFIANPTENWRIAFNASKTEASNSNVGGELIQEFVDYMDTAVLNTAAGNTPRWGNWGGGRIQNIYSNFRSEYVLLKLQEGTAVPELRKWRYNVVTNYSFSDGKFKGLSLGGSYRWQDKVAISYPLQGDTPAEYTFDLNNPIFAPSEDGIDLWASYERELTDRIDWRIQLNVRNVGKGDELIPVSYNPNGSIAGLRVGPTQEWFITNTFSF, translated from the coding sequence ATGAACATAGACCCGAAACGATCGCCCGGCAGGTCGGCCCTCTACACGGCCCTCACGCTCGGCGTTCTGGGCTGGGCGCCCTTAGCCCTATCCCAAGTCGACAGCGACGAGAGCGAAGACGAGATCTTCGAACTCAGTCCTTTCGAAGTCACCGGAGATCAAGACCAAGGCTACCGGGCTACCTCGACCTTGGCCGGAACCCGCATCCGCACCGACCTAAAGGACGTCGGAACCGCCATATCCGTCTACACGGAACAGTTCCTCGATGACATCGGAGCGACGGACAACAACAGTCTCCTGCAGTATACCACCAACGCTGAGGCGGGCGGCACGCAAGGAACCTACTTAGGCTACGACGGTGGAGCCACCGTCAACGAAGGATCGGCCTTGGTCTCCCCGCAGACCAACAACCGTATTCGCGGCCTGGCCAGCGCCGACAATACGCGCGACTACGCGGTGACGGATATCCCGTGGGATTCCTACAACACGCAGCGCATCGACGTGCTTCGCGGGGCCAACTCCTTCCTGTTTGGTCTCGGCAGCCCGGCCGGTATCGTAAACGCCACCATGGCGGGAGCGTCCTTCGACAACGAAGGAGAGATCGGACTGCGTTTCGGATCCTACGGCAGCGCACGAGCAAACTTCTCGCTCAACAAGACCATCATCGAAGACACGCTAGCCGTGCGTTTCGCCGCGCTGATGGACCATCAGCAGTTCCGCCAAGAACAGGCGTTTGAAGACGATGAACGCGGCTACATAGCGATTCGCTACGAACCCAAGCTATTCGGCGACGACGCCAGCACCGCTCTGAACTTCAAATACGAAGACGGAAACATCGACGCTAACCGCCCCCGTAACGTGAGCCCCATGGACGGTCTCACCCCTTGGTGGAATCCGGCGGAAGTCGACCCGGTCAACAACCCCTTTGGAGGTCTCGGCCAGCTAACGGTTGAAAATCCATTTGAAGCCGCGGCGGGCGTTGGCAATTCCAGCTCCGACGAGTACAACGCATGGGTCGGCGGGGCCGCCAACCAGCAGCAGCCGTTCTGGCTCATCGATGGCGCCAGCGGCCAAGTCTATGGCGCTCGAGCCGGCATCATCAACAACGGCGCCCGCAACGACGACGGTTCAGTTCGCGGAGCGGCGGAAGGCATCGTCGGACGACGTCAAACCCAGCCCTTCATCGCTACCCGCATGATCAACGAGCTGGCTAGCGACCTCGGACTGCCACGCGCCGATTCCGGTCTCTACAAGGCCCAGTCCCTCACCGATCCCACCGTCTTCAACTTCTACGACCAGCTGATCGACGGAAACACCAAATGGGAAAAGAACGAGTGGGACGCGGTCAACTTCGACCTACAACAGTCGTTCTTCAACAACAAGTTGGCATTCCAGATCGTCTACGACAAGCAGGACTACATGCGCTCCAACGAGAACCTTCTCGGCTGGCAGCCTACCCTGCGCATCGATGTGCTGGAAAACTGGGACGACTTCAGCGTCAATCCTAATGTCGGACGCGCCTACGTGCAGACAAGCATGGGCGGCAGCGGCAGCAGCGTTCGCACCGAGCGCGAATACAAGCGTGGCTCCGTCTTCGCCGAGCTGGACGCTTCCGACTTCATGGACTCGGACAGCTTCATCACTCGCCTCCTGGGCAAGCACCGGTTCAACGGCGTAGTGAGTGAACAAGGCTACGCCACGGAAGATAAAGGCTGGAACCGCGTCGCCGCTGGCGTGGACTGGTATGACTACTGGACCGGCGCGAACGGTTTGGAGTACCCGATCACGGAACGTCCACCGCAGGGGATCATCTATCTCGGCGACTCCCTCATCGGCGCCAGCTCGGCCTCCGGAATCAACCTGCCAGCGGTAGGCGCTGCCGACGTGCAGATTGCAGGAAACTCAGTGACCGTCTTCGATTCCAGCTGGAACGCTCCCAGCTCAGTCGCGTTCGACGCTCCTTGGACCATTCCAGCCAACATCGCCGGAGCCTACGACTTCGGAGAAGACGATGAAGGAAATCCTGTGCAACCGCTGCAAAATTCCAACCCGGCCAACTACCGTGGCTGGATCGATCGTCCAGTCGACCTGCTTTACTACACCGGAGCTGAGGACGACTACCTGCTCGCTCGCCGCGAGAAGAAAAATAGCGATGTGGAATCAGCTGCGATGAACATCCAGTCCTTCTGGTGGGACGGAGCTCTCATCACCACCCTTGGTTGGCGTGAAGACGAAGTCACTAGCGGTCGCACCGCATACGGCAAGGATACTACTGACCGCTACCGCGTGGTGGTTCCGCAAAAGGATGACGATCTCAGCGAAAAGTCTACATCGCGCAGCCGTGGAGCCGTCCTTCACGTAAACCAACTCTTCGGCCAGAACGACCCGATTCCGTTCAACGTCAGCCTCTCCTACAACGAAGGCAGCAACTTCCAGCCGACCGCTGTTCGGCGCGACCTCTATGGACGTCAGATAGCGAATCCTTCGGGCGAGACCGAGGACATCGGTATCTCGCTCTCCACCAAGGATGGCAAGTACACCTTCCGCGCCCTCAAGTACGAATCCCTGATCTACGGAAATAGCGCATCGCTACCTACCGGAAACATTGGAGGCTTCATCGCGAATGGTCTGAGCTGGCGCAACGTGTTCCTGTACGAACTCGGTGCCTACGCCTGGTCGGATCGCGGTCAGGTCAGCTATCGCAATCAGGCCTCTACCGCCTTCCCAGCTGATGCCACCATCGATCAGCCATGGTACATCGAAGAAGGCTCGGAACTCGAGTCCCAGGTCGAAGACATGATCGTCTCGGAATGGAATGCCATCCAAGGCTGGCTCGACGAGCGCGGTTTCTTCGAAGCGTGGAAGATGAACGTGGTCCCCATGGAAAACCTTCCTCCGGACCGCTCCACCTACGAGGCCTCGCTTGACGACTCGACTCCTCCAAACCCAGCGCCTCAGTGGGTACCGCCAGCCGGTACCGTCTCCGCCTACGGGTTTTCTACTCCGGACAACTTCGCAGTCACCTCCGACGTGCTTTCGGAAGGCTACGAGTTCGAATTCATCGCCAACCCGACCGAAAACTGGCGCATCGCCTTCAATGCCTCCAAAACCGAGGCATCCAACAGCAACGTTGGCGGCGAGCTTATCCAGGAATTCGTGGACTACATGGACACTGCCGTCCTCAACACCGCTGCTGGTAACACTCCTCGCTGGGGTAACTGGGGTGGTGGCCGCATACAGAACATCTATTCGAACTTCCGTTCCGAGTACGTTCTGCTCAAGCTGCAGGAAGGCACTGCCGTTCCGGAACTCCGCAAATGGCGCTACAATGTCGTGACCAACTACTCCTTCAGCGACGGCAAGTTCAAGGGACTCTCCCTCGGCGGTAGCTACCGTTGGCAGGACAAAGTGGCCATCTCCTATCCGCTACAAGGCGATACGCCTGCAGAATACACCTTCGATCTGAACAACCCGATCTTCGCTCCTTCGGAGGACGGCATCGACCTCTGGGCGAGCTACGAACGGGAACTCACCGATCGAATCGATTGGCGTATCCAGCTCAATGTTCGAAACGTCGGTAAGGGTGACGAATTGATTCCCGTTTCCTACAACCCGAACGGCTCGATCGCCGGTCTGCGCGTCGGGCCAACTCAGGAATGGTTTATCACCAACACCTTTAGTTTTTAG